A genomic region of Micromonospora sp. NBC_01796 contains the following coding sequences:
- a CDS encoding helix-turn-helix domain-containing protein, producing the protein MGPMSSPIEFLELLAREAAAVEFEGPLVAARAAGLPAERLAELEQAKVVALRVRALLERRRQREVELSGLYDTASDLAGLRDLDAVLHAIVHRARHLLGTDVAYMTLNDEAHGDTYMRVTDGSVSARFQRLRLPMGAGLGGLVAQSGTPYATANYPEDARFHHTGEIDAGVGEEGLVAILGVPLRLGASVIGVLYAANRSARPFAREEVALLVSLAAHAAVAIDTARLLAETQAALAELSFANGTIQTHSASVERAAAAHDRMTALVLRGGGVEDVAAAVTEVLGGALLALDAEGRLLARVGTIDEPERSALVEAVVASRTEGRSVRRGPLWYAAVVAGTENLGALVLHPDDELVNADQRILERAALVTALLLLFRRTVAEAEGRVRGELLDDLIARPVRDAEALRSRARRLGVELDAPHVLVAVGDDVIAATGSARQRVVSWATTYASTRGGLAAARDGRVVLMLPGQDAGGAARAVVRDLSRVTGRPVTAGSSGPSTGPASLGTAFREADRCLTALWALGRAGEGASTAELGFVGLLLGAVTEDGDRDVARFLADTVGPVVDYDARRGTALVKTLEAYFGVGGSLARAAEQLHVHVNTVTQRLERVGQLLGPDWQKPERALEVQLALRLHRLRTPTP; encoded by the coding sequence ATGGGTCCCATGTCGTCGCCGATCGAGTTCCTGGAGTTGCTGGCCCGCGAGGCCGCGGCGGTGGAGTTCGAGGGGCCGCTGGTCGCCGCCCGCGCCGCCGGCCTGCCGGCTGAGCGGCTGGCCGAGCTGGAACAGGCCAAGGTGGTCGCGCTGCGGGTGCGAGCGCTGCTGGAGCGACGACGCCAACGCGAGGTCGAACTCTCCGGCCTGTACGACACCGCCAGCGATCTCGCCGGCCTGCGTGACCTGGACGCGGTGCTGCACGCGATCGTGCACCGGGCCCGGCACCTGCTCGGCACCGACGTGGCGTACATGACGCTCAACGACGAGGCGCACGGCGACACGTACATGCGGGTGACCGACGGTTCCGTCTCGGCCCGGTTCCAGCGGCTGCGGCTGCCGATGGGGGCGGGACTCGGCGGTCTGGTCGCGCAGAGCGGCACCCCGTACGCGACCGCGAACTATCCCGAGGACGCCCGCTTCCACCACACCGGGGAGATCGACGCCGGGGTCGGCGAGGAGGGGCTGGTCGCGATCCTCGGCGTACCGCTGCGGCTCGGTGCGAGCGTGATCGGGGTGCTCTACGCGGCGAACCGGTCCGCCCGACCGTTCGCCCGCGAGGAGGTGGCCCTGCTGGTCTCGCTGGCCGCGCACGCGGCGGTCGCGATCGACACCGCCCGGCTGCTCGCCGAGACCCAGGCCGCGCTCGCCGAACTCTCCTTCGCCAACGGCACCATCCAGACCCACAGCGCGTCGGTCGAGCGGGCCGCCGCCGCCCACGACCGGATGACCGCGCTGGTGTTGCGCGGCGGCGGGGTGGAGGACGTGGCGGCGGCGGTGACCGAGGTGCTCGGGGGCGCGCTGCTCGCGCTCGACGCCGAGGGCCGGCTCCTGGCCCGGGTCGGCACCATCGACGAGCCGGAACGGTCGGCCCTGGTCGAGGCCGTGGTCGCGTCCCGGACCGAGGGCCGCAGCGTCCGCCGGGGACCCCTCTGGTACGCCGCCGTGGTCGCCGGTACGGAAAACCTCGGCGCGTTGGTCCTGCACCCCGACGACGAACTCGTCAACGCCGACCAGCGGATCCTGGAGCGGGCGGCCCTGGTCACCGCGCTGCTGCTGCTGTTCCGCCGGACGGTGGCCGAGGCCGAGGGACGGGTCCGCGGTGAACTGCTCGACGACCTGATCGCCCGCCCGGTACGCGACGCGGAGGCGCTGCGCAGCCGGGCCCGGCGACTCGGGGTGGAACTGGACGCCCCGCACGTACTGGTGGCGGTCGGGGACGACGTGATCGCGGCAACCGGTTCGGCCCGGCAGCGGGTGGTGTCGTGGGCGACCACGTACGCCTCGACCCGGGGTGGGTTGGCCGCGGCCCGCGACGGCCGGGTGGTGCTGATGCTGCCCGGTCAGGACGCCGGTGGGGCGGCGCGGGCGGTGGTCCGGGACCTGTCCCGGGTGACCGGTCGGCCGGTGACCGCCGGCTCCAGCGGCCCGTCCACCGGGCCGGCGTCGCTGGGCACCGCGTTCCGTGAGGCGGACCGCTGCCTGACCGCGCTCTGGGCGCTCGGCCGGGCCGGCGAGGGGGCGAGCACCGCCGAACTCGGCTTCGTCGGGCTGCTCCTCGGCGCGGTCACCGAGGACGGCGACCGGGACGTGGCCCGGTTCCTGGCCGACACGGTGGGTCCGGTGGTCGACTACGACGCCCGGCGCGGCACGGCGCTGGTGAAGACGCTGGAGGCGTACTTCGGGGTGGGTGGCAGCCTGGCCCGGGCGGCCGAGCAGTTGCACGTACACGTGAACACGGTGACCCAGCGGCTGGAGCGGGTCGGGCAACTGCTCGGCCCGGACTGGCAGAAGCCGGAGCGGGCGCTGGAGGTCCAGCTCGCGCTCCGGCTGCACCGCCTCCGTACGCCCACCCCCTGA
- the yajC gene encoding preprotein translocase subunit YajC — protein sequence MEAAASGGGAGSFTPILMIVLLFGVMYFMMIRPQQKRRREAENMQSSIGPGDEVVTIGGLHGTVASVEDETVTLEVAPGVHNKYARPAVARVINSAPKLETISDEVEAKE from the coding sequence TTGGAAGCGGCAGCAAGCGGCGGTGGAGCCGGCAGCTTCACGCCGATCCTGATGATTGTCCTGCTCTTCGGCGTCATGTATTTCATGATGATCCGGCCGCAGCAGAAGCGCCGTCGCGAGGCTGAGAACATGCAGTCCTCGATCGGCCCCGGCGATGAGGTGGTCACCATTGGTGGTCTCCACGGCACCGTCGCCTCGGTCGAGGACGAGACAGTCACCCTCGAGGTGGCCCCCGGTGTACACAACAAGTACGCGCGGCCCGCAGTGGCCCGGGTGATCAACTCGGCTCCTAAGCTTGAGACGATCTCGGACGAGGTCGAAGCAAAGGAGTGA
- the ruvC gene encoding crossover junction endodeoxyribonuclease RuvC, with protein MRVLGVDPGLTRCGVGVVEGVPGRPCTLIAYTVVRTDPAADLSLRLLHLDRALTELVAEHQPESVAVERVFSQSNTRTVMGTAQASAIAVLAGARAGLPVQTYTPSEVKAAVTGSGRADKDQITAMVTRLLRLDAPPKPADAADALALAICHVWRGGTRARLAAAADAVARRTAAVTAPRRPGAGAARRGGTQ; from the coding sequence GTGCGGGTGCTCGGCGTCGACCCGGGGCTGACCCGGTGCGGAGTCGGTGTGGTCGAGGGGGTCCCCGGCCGACCGTGCACGCTGATCGCGTACACCGTGGTCCGTACCGATCCGGCCGCCGACCTGTCGCTGCGACTGCTGCACCTGGACCGGGCGCTGACCGAACTGGTCGCCGAGCACCAGCCGGAGAGCGTCGCGGTCGAGCGGGTGTTCAGCCAGTCCAACACCCGGACCGTGATGGGCACCGCCCAGGCGAGCGCGATCGCCGTACTGGCCGGCGCGCGGGCCGGGCTGCCGGTGCAGACGTACACGCCGAGCGAGGTGAAGGCGGCGGTGACCGGGTCCGGTCGCGCCGACAAGGACCAGATCACCGCGATGGTCACCCGGCTGCTCCGGCTGGACGCGCCGCCGAAGCCGGCGGACGCGGCGGACGCGCTGGCACTGGCCATCTGTCATGTGTGGCGGGGTGGGACCCGAGCCCGGCTGGCCGCAGCGGCGGACGCCGTCGCCCGGCGGACCGCGGCGGTCACCGCACCGCGACGTCCGGGGGCGGGCGCCGCCCGACGTGGAGGAACGCAATGA
- the ruvA gene encoding Holliday junction branch migration protein RuvA, whose amino-acid sequence MIASVRGVVAGIGGDTAVIEVGGVGLAVHCAPGTLAGLRIGVEARLATTLVVREDSLTLYGFADDDEKHLFELLQTASGVGPRLAQAVLAVHSPDVVRKAIANSDTATLVRVPGIGKKGAERLVLELRDKIGPVAIGPDGAGGVVGGAWPDQIRQALVGLGWSVAQADQAVATVAETIDGPTPPVPVLLKQAIRLLGKTR is encoded by the coding sequence ATGATCGCGAGTGTGCGGGGCGTGGTGGCCGGGATCGGGGGCGACACCGCGGTGATCGAGGTCGGTGGGGTGGGGCTGGCCGTGCACTGCGCGCCGGGCACCCTGGCCGGGCTCCGGATCGGGGTCGAGGCCCGGTTGGCCACCACCCTGGTGGTCCGGGAGGACTCGCTGACCCTCTACGGCTTCGCCGACGACGACGAGAAGCACCTCTTCGAGCTGCTCCAGACGGCCAGCGGGGTCGGTCCCCGGTTGGCCCAGGCGGTGCTGGCGGTGCACTCGCCGGACGTGGTCCGCAAGGCGATCGCCAACTCCGACACCGCCACCCTGGTCCGGGTGCCGGGGATCGGCAAGAAGGGCGCCGAGCGCCTGGTGCTCGAGCTGCGGGACAAGATCGGGCCGGTGGCGATCGGCCCGGACGGCGCGGGCGGTGTGGTCGGCGGGGCGTGGCCGGACCAGATCCGGCAGGCGCTGGTCGGGCTCGGCTGGAGTGTCGCCCAGGCCGACCAGGCGGTGGCCACCGTGGCGGAGACCATCGACGGCCCGACACCGCCGGTGCCGGTGCTGCTCAAGCAGGCGATCCGGCTGCTCGGTAAGACCCGATGA
- a CDS encoding MFS transporter, which yields MQNPQPFENTGHPRRWAILGVLVISLLVVVLDNTILNVALRTLSDPVHGLGASQGELEWAINSYTLVFAGLLFTFGVLGDRLGRKRFLLLGLAMFGASSLLSAYAQSPGQLIGARALMGLGGAAIMPATLSVISNVFDPRERARAIGIWAGAVGLAVAIGPILGGLLLEHFWWGSVFLINVPVVLVGLVAAFILVPESRDPRPNRVDVIGVLLSVIGLVGLTYGIIDGGEHGFDRPLVWTAIIGGLAVLAAFVFYERRIEFPALDVRLFKLPRFAAPVAVVGLTFFAAMGVMFFSSFYLQLVRGYAPLHTGLLFLPFAAAQLIFAPRSAGMVKRYGAKAVSAFGLTLTALALAVFIFVGAETPIWVLLVSFFFQGMGMAHIVAPATESVMSALPREKAGVGSAVSNTVRQVGAALGVAVLGSVLSAVYRDQIAGSTAALPGPARDAVNESISGAYGAAAQMGPAGQGVIGAANDAFVSAMHWASGLSAIVVVVGILVVLRWMPGRAATDAHVQPETAPAPELAPAS from the coding sequence ATGCAAAACCCACAACCGTTCGAGAACACCGGGCACCCACGGCGGTGGGCGATCCTCGGCGTGCTGGTGATCAGCCTGCTGGTGGTGGTCCTGGACAACACGATCCTCAACGTCGCCCTGCGTACGTTGTCCGACCCGGTACACGGGCTCGGGGCCAGCCAGGGCGAGCTGGAATGGGCGATCAACTCCTACACGCTGGTCTTCGCCGGCCTGCTGTTCACCTTCGGGGTGCTCGGCGACCGGCTCGGGCGCAAGCGGTTCCTGCTGCTCGGTCTGGCCATGTTCGGGGCCTCGTCGCTGCTCTCCGCGTACGCCCAGAGCCCCGGCCAACTGATCGGGGCACGGGCCCTGATGGGCCTCGGCGGTGCGGCGATCATGCCGGCCACCCTGTCGGTCATCTCCAACGTGTTCGACCCCCGCGAGCGGGCCCGCGCGATCGGCATCTGGGCCGGCGCGGTCGGCCTCGCCGTGGCGATCGGCCCGATCCTGGGTGGCCTGCTGCTGGAGCACTTCTGGTGGGGCTCGGTCTTCCTGATCAACGTACCGGTGGTGCTGGTCGGCCTGGTGGCCGCGTTCATCCTGGTACCCGAGTCGCGGGACCCGCGACCGAACCGGGTCGACGTGATCGGCGTACTGCTCTCGGTGATCGGTCTGGTCGGCCTGACCTACGGCATCATCGACGGCGGTGAGCACGGGTTCGACCGCCCGCTGGTCTGGACCGCGATCATCGGCGGCCTCGCCGTACTGGCCGCGTTCGTCTTCTACGAGCGGCGGATCGAGTTCCCCGCGCTGGACGTACGGCTGTTCAAGCTGCCCCGGTTCGCCGCGCCGGTCGCGGTGGTCGGGCTGACCTTCTTCGCCGCCATGGGCGTGATGTTCTTCAGCTCGTTCTACCTGCAACTGGTCCGGGGCTACGCGCCGCTGCACACCGGCCTGCTGTTCCTGCCCTTCGCCGCCGCGCAACTGATCTTCGCCCCGCGCAGCGCGGGCATGGTCAAGCGGTACGGCGCCAAGGCGGTCTCCGCGTTCGGGCTGACCCTGACCGCCCTCGCCCTCGCCGTGTTCATCTTCGTCGGGGCGGAGACGCCGATCTGGGTCCTGCTGGTCTCGTTCTTCTTCCAGGGCATGGGGATGGCGCACATCGTCGCCCCGGCCACCGAGTCGGTCATGTCCGCGCTGCCCCGGGAGAAGGCCGGCGTCGGTTCGGCGGTCAGCAACACCGTCCGGCAGGTCGGTGCCGCACTCGGCGTCGCGGTGCTCGGGTCGGTGCTCTCCGCGGTCTACCGGGACCAGATCGCCGGGTCCACGGCCGCGCTGCCCGGTCCGGCCCGGGACGCGGTCAACGAGTCCATCTCCGGTGCGTACGGCGCCGCCGCCCAGATGGGTCCGGCCGGCCAGGGTGTGATCGGCGCGGCCAACGACGCGTTCGTCTCGGCCATGCACTGGGCCTCCGGGCTGTCGGCCATCGTCGTGGTCGTCGGCATCCTGGTGGTACTGCGCTGGATGCCGGGACGTGCCGCGACCGACGCGCACGTCCAGCCGGAGACGGCGCCCGCGCCGGAACTGGCACCCGCGTCATAA
- a CDS encoding 3-hydroxybutyrate dehydrogenase has protein sequence MTAESVADPHVVRLDLSGRSALVTGGGSGIGRACAVRLAAAGAEVTVVDRNAESAKAVAAEIGGHAVAADLSDPAATSALDAAVDIVVNNAGLQHVAPIEDFPAERFAYIHRVMVEAPFLIIQRALPRMYERGWGRVINISSVHGLRASPYKSAYVSAKHALEGLSKVVALEGAPHGVTANCINPAYVRTPLVEGQIAAQAATHGIPESEVVEKIMLARAAIKRLIEPEEVAELMAYLCSPAASFITGAAIAVDGGWTAN, from the coding sequence ATGACGGCAGAAAGCGTGGCGGATCCCCACGTCGTACGGCTCGACCTGTCGGGGCGCAGCGCGCTGGTCACCGGTGGTGGGAGCGGCATCGGTCGGGCCTGCGCGGTCCGGCTGGCGGCGGCCGGGGCCGAGGTCACCGTGGTCGACCGCAACGCCGAGTCGGCCAAGGCGGTGGCGGCGGAGATCGGTGGGCACGCGGTGGCCGCCGACCTGTCCGACCCGGCGGCGACCTCGGCGCTGGACGCGGCCGTGGACATCGTGGTGAACAACGCCGGCCTGCAACACGTCGCCCCGATCGAGGACTTTCCGGCCGAGCGGTTCGCGTACATCCACCGGGTGATGGTGGAGGCCCCGTTCCTGATCATCCAGCGGGCGCTGCCCCGGATGTACGAGCGCGGCTGGGGGCGAGTGATCAACATCTCCTCCGTGCACGGGCTGCGCGCGTCGCCGTACAAGTCGGCCTACGTGTCGGCGAAGCACGCCCTGGAGGGGCTCTCCAAGGTGGTAGCGCTGGAGGGCGCCCCGCACGGGGTGACCGCCAACTGCATCAACCCGGCGTACGTGCGTACCCCGCTGGTCGAGGGGCAGATCGCCGCCCAGGCGGCCACCCACGGCATCCCGGAGAGCGAGGTGGTCGAGAAGATCATGCTGGCTCGGGCCGCGATCAAACGCCTGATCGAGCCGGAGGAGGTCGCCGAGCTGATGGCGTACCTGTGCTCGCCCGCGGCGTCGTTCATCACCGGCGCCGCGATCGCGGTCGACGGGGGCTGGACAGCAAACTGA
- a CDS encoding TetR/AcrR family transcriptional regulator has product MTTTADAPRSPGRPRSTRVDEAIVEATLDLLAEGSTIEALSIEAIAARAGVGKATIYRRWSGKDALIIDTLRTLKGPPTMPNGATAREDLVTLLSQVGHNPDSRAASIFPCMMPTIQRDSDMHRLYQELLEPRRQVMRDVLQRGIDRGELRPDFDIELTLAMLTAPVLLQRLLRWHPKLGIADDDLPERVVDALLTGIGAA; this is encoded by the coding sequence ATGACCACCACCGCTGATGCTCCGCGGTCGCCCGGGCGACCGCGGAGCACCCGCGTCGACGAGGCGATCGTCGAAGCCACTCTGGACCTGCTCGCCGAGGGCAGCACCATCGAGGCGCTCTCCATCGAGGCGATCGCCGCCCGTGCGGGCGTCGGCAAGGCGACCATCTACCGTCGCTGGTCCGGCAAGGACGCTCTGATCATCGACACCCTCCGGACCCTCAAGGGTCCGCCGACGATGCCGAACGGGGCGACCGCCCGCGAGGACCTGGTGACGCTGCTCAGCCAGGTGGGCCACAACCCGGACTCCCGAGCGGCGTCCATCTTCCCGTGCATGATGCCGACCATCCAGCGCGACTCCGACATGCACCGGCTCTACCAGGAGCTGCTCGAACCCCGCCGGCAGGTGATGCGGGACGTGCTCCAGCGGGGGATCGATCGCGGGGAACTCCGCCCCGACTTCGACATCGAGCTGACCCTGGCCATGCTCACCGCACCGGTGCTGCTCCAGCGGCTGCTGCGCTGGCACCCGAAGCTCGGCATCGCCGACGACGACCTGCCCGAGCGGGTGGTTGACGCCCTGCTCACCGGCATCGGCGCCGCCTGA
- a CDS encoding aminotransferase class V-fold PLP-dependent enzyme, with protein sequence MDLVRAQQLWNPEPGWLNTASYGLPPRPGWEALQRALGEWQVGATSWEGWGAAADRSRTAFAGLVGVPVADVCVGAGVSQLLAPIAAALPAGTTVLAPEEEFTSNLFPWLVHTDRGVRVRTVPAARLVESIDASTDLVAFSLVQSATGAVAEYESVVVAARTHGALVVVDATQSCGWLPFDAGLADAVVVGAYKWLMAPRGAAFGYLAPALRDRLTPLAAGWYAGEDPHGSYYGPPLRLATDARRFDLSPAWFSYVGAAPALELVAEIGLPAIRDHNVALANRFLTGLGQPPGNSAIVTVDVPGAEERLAAAGIRAAVRAGRVRASFHLYSTPSDVDRALSALT encoded by the coding sequence ATGGATCTCGTACGCGCACAGCAGCTGTGGAACCCCGAGCCGGGCTGGCTCAACACCGCAAGCTACGGGCTGCCGCCCCGACCGGGCTGGGAGGCGTTGCAGCGGGCACTGGGCGAGTGGCAGGTCGGGGCCACCTCGTGGGAGGGGTGGGGTGCGGCGGCCGACCGGTCCCGGACCGCGTTCGCCGGGTTGGTCGGGGTGCCGGTCGCCGACGTGTGCGTGGGCGCCGGGGTCTCCCAGTTGCTCGCCCCGATCGCCGCCGCACTGCCGGCCGGCACCACCGTACTGGCGCCGGAGGAGGAGTTCACCTCGAACCTCTTCCCCTGGCTGGTGCACACCGACCGGGGCGTACGGGTACGGACCGTACCGGCGGCGCGGCTGGTCGAGTCGATCGACGCGTCCACCGACCTGGTCGCGTTCAGCCTGGTTCAGTCCGCCACCGGGGCGGTCGCCGAGTACGAGTCGGTGGTGGTGGCGGCCCGTACGCACGGCGCCCTGGTGGTGGTCGACGCGACCCAGAGCTGCGGCTGGCTGCCGTTCGACGCGGGACTGGCCGACGCGGTGGTGGTGGGCGCGTACAAGTGGTTGATGGCACCCAGGGGTGCCGCGTTCGGTTACCTCGCCCCGGCGCTGCGGGACCGGCTCACCCCGCTCGCCGCCGGCTGGTACGCGGGCGAGGACCCGCACGGCTCCTACTACGGGCCGCCGCTGCGCCTGGCCACCGACGCCCGCCGGTTCGACCTCTCCCCGGCCTGGTTCAGCTACGTCGGGGCGGCGCCCGCCCTGGAACTCGTCGCCGAGATCGGCCTGCCGGCGATCCGGGACCACAACGTGGCCCTGGCCAACCGGTTCCTCACCGGCCTGGGGCAGCCGCCCGGCAACAGCGCGATCGTGACGGTGGACGTACCCGGCGCGGAGGAGCGGCTGGCCGCCGCCGGCATCCGGGCCGCCGTCCGGGCGGGCCGCGTCCGCGCCTCCTTCCACCTCTACTCCACCCCGTCGGACGTGGACCGGGCCCTGTCCGCCCTTACCTGA
- a CDS encoding YncE family protein, with protein MTRGQKILAGSVLTLLIALTACTEQTPRPSGRASVPPGQQAEPQATPALELIAGMPPYTSTTNVYAAAGADQFIEAVRGDKPLVYVPNTGSDDVWVIDPETYEVVDKFPGGPEPQHVVPSYDLRTLYVASSQVPSGGLVPIDPRTGTPGKMIDVQDVYNLYFTPDGKQGIVVAEFYQRLDFYDAATWERTSSVTFPECAGINHMDYSVDGRTMLVSCEFDNRMLVVDAVTRTKVRQFDLDVVADGMPQDTRLTPDGRHFLVADMMAAGVYVFDGAATRRTGFIPTGKGAHGIYFSRDGTLAYVTNRDEGTVSLIDLATLTTAGLWRIPDGGSPDMGGLSADGRVLWLSGRYHDEVYAMSTADGRLLARIPVGSGPHGLTIWPQPGRYSLGHTANIR; from the coding sequence GTGACCAGAGGGCAGAAAATCCTCGCCGGGTCCGTGCTGACCCTGCTGATCGCGCTCACCGCCTGCACCGAGCAGACGCCGCGGCCGTCCGGACGGGCCTCGGTCCCTCCCGGCCAGCAGGCCGAGCCGCAGGCCACGCCGGCCCTGGAGCTGATCGCCGGCATGCCGCCCTACACCTCCACAACGAACGTGTACGCAGCCGCCGGCGCCGATCAGTTCATCGAGGCGGTACGCGGTGACAAACCCCTGGTGTACGTCCCGAACACCGGCAGCGACGACGTGTGGGTGATCGACCCGGAGACGTACGAGGTGGTGGACAAGTTCCCCGGCGGCCCGGAACCGCAGCACGTGGTCCCGTCCTACGACCTGCGCACGCTCTACGTCGCCTCCAGTCAGGTCCCGTCCGGCGGGCTGGTGCCGATCGACCCGCGTACCGGCACGCCGGGCAAGATGATCGACGTGCAGGACGTCTACAACCTGTACTTCACCCCCGACGGCAAGCAGGGGATCGTGGTCGCCGAGTTCTACCAGCGACTCGACTTCTACGACGCCGCCACCTGGGAACGGACCAGCTCGGTGACGTTTCCGGAGTGCGCCGGGATCAACCACATGGACTACTCGGTCGACGGCCGGACCATGCTGGTGAGCTGCGAGTTCGACAACCGGATGCTGGTGGTCGACGCGGTCACGCGGACCAAGGTGCGCCAGTTCGACCTGGACGTGGTGGCCGACGGGATGCCGCAGGACACCCGGCTCACCCCGGACGGGCGGCACTTCCTGGTCGCGGACATGATGGCGGCCGGTGTGTACGTCTTCGACGGGGCGGCCACCCGCCGGACCGGGTTCATCCCCACCGGCAAGGGCGCGCACGGCATCTACTTCAGCCGGGACGGCACCCTCGCGTACGTGACCAACCGGGACGAGGGCACCGTGAGCCTGATCGACCTGGCCACGCTCACCACGGCCGGACTCTGGCGGATCCCCGACGGGGGCAGCCCGGACATGGGCGGGCTCTCGGCCGACGGGCGGGTGCTCTGGCTCTCCGGCCGCTACCACGACGAGGTGTACGCGATGAGCACCGCCGACGGGCGGCTGCTGGCCCGGATCCCGGTCGGCTCCGGCCCGCACGGCCTGACCATCTGGCCCCAACCGGGCCGCTACTCCCTGGGCCACACCGCCAACATCCGCTGA
- the ruvB gene encoding Holliday junction branch migration DNA helicase RuvB has translation MTDSEDLVSAYADDAERDAEVSVRPKRLSDFIAQHRVRDQLDLLLKGAMGRGAPPDHILLSGPPGLGKTTLANIVAAELGTGIRVTSGPAIERSGDLAAILTSLAEGDVFFIDEIHRIAKPAEELLYSAMEDFRVDVIVGKGPGATAIPIDVEPFTLVGATTRSGLLTGPMRDRFGFVAHLDFYSAADLEALLHRSARILGVPITEEGAVEIAGRSRGTPRIANRLLRRVRDFAEVRAEGVVTLETARAALKVYDVDALGLDRLDRAVLTALIDSFRGGPVGLSTLAVAVGEQPDTVEEVCEPFLVRAGLLARTPRGRVATEAAWHHLGRNPPNGTFGASPSAAPDLFSAES, from the coding sequence ATGACCGACTCCGAGGACCTGGTCTCGGCGTACGCGGACGACGCCGAACGGGACGCCGAGGTCAGCGTCCGACCGAAGCGGCTGTCCGACTTCATCGCCCAGCACCGCGTACGCGACCAGCTCGACCTGCTGTTGAAGGGCGCCATGGGCCGGGGCGCCCCGCCCGACCACATCCTGCTCTCCGGCCCGCCGGGCCTGGGCAAGACCACCCTGGCGAACATCGTCGCGGCCGAGCTCGGCACCGGCATCCGGGTCACCAGCGGCCCGGCGATCGAGCGCTCGGGCGACCTGGCGGCGATCCTGACCAGTCTCGCCGAGGGTGACGTCTTCTTCATCGACGAGATCCACCGGATCGCCAAGCCGGCCGAGGAACTGCTCTACAGCGCGATGGAGGACTTCCGGGTCGACGTGATCGTCGGCAAGGGCCCGGGTGCGACCGCCATCCCGATCGACGTGGAGCCATTCACCCTGGTCGGTGCGACCACCCGGTCCGGGCTTCTGACCGGGCCGATGCGCGACCGGTTCGGTTTCGTGGCGCACCTCGACTTCTACAGCGCGGCCGACCTGGAGGCGCTGCTGCACCGTTCGGCGCGCATTCTCGGCGTACCGATCACCGAGGAGGGCGCGGTCGAGATCGCCGGCCGGTCGCGGGGCACGCCCCGGATCGCCAACCGGCTGCTGCGCCGGGTGCGGGACTTCGCCGAGGTCCGGGCCGAGGGCGTGGTCACCCTGGAGACCGCCCGCGCCGCCCTCAAGGTGTACGACGTCGACGCGCTCGGGCTGGACCGGCTCGACCGGGCGGTGCTCACCGCCTTGATCGACTCGTTCCGGGGCGGGCCGGTCGGCCTCTCCACGCTGGCCGTGGCGGTGGGGGAACAGCCGGACACGGTGGAGGAGGTGTGCGAGCCGTTCCTGGTCCGGGCGGGGCTGTTGGCCAGGACTCCGCGCGGGCGGGTGGCCACCGAGGCTGCCTGGCACCATCTGGGGCGTAATCCACCGAATGGTACATTTGGTGCCAGTCCGAGCGCGGCGCCCGATCTGTTCAGTGCCGAGTCGTAA